One genomic segment of Panicum virgatum strain AP13 chromosome 2N, P.virgatum_v5, whole genome shotgun sequence includes these proteins:
- the LOC120658337 gene encoding uncharacterized protein LOC120658337 produces the protein MGCKYTPTYYSGLQDTIASLCKSILPSFRVGRRLTADQAAARRHAEQLKWQQESFHRILHLAALHREGIVPASDVAAFRGPMLAALVAPPQHPEQPAVLRDKLLFLQELLYAKCISAAEYNASKAPLVQRLAALGVVVDCPDAEVSAEEWSEIDLRDPPPPAPAAASDKPKHKAFITPWKSRSKKEQDANCGSRPPLAPVDQNNVKNASVLMAESSPSEAAPSGKAEKGKRRHLSAMFNSGSNGCENKDPAGEEGIDEKETVKGKKKSSWGFDGLKKWKKGGCSNGEAAAIGEQPERALPRSSYSECRLEASPMAAGPDAKRAKTKLYSATADESASELLHDKVLVDNTKKELSRIQAELSSTNRNLNFSDQQIEAISTKLSVDKSDLKPFFPKAWCDQHGDGVITAAKKEFMEHVEEMEKQRDITGNEGWATFEDIDLDDNFNPRSFSQHQPDSAVKGNKVNESLTNSFTNPFYNKNPFLNTNYN, from the exons ATGGGGTGCAAATACACGCCGACGTACTACTCGGGCCTGCAGGACACCATCGCGTCCCTGTGCAAGTCCATCCTGCCCTCCTTCCGCGTGGGGCGCCGCCTCACCGCCGAccaggccgccgcgcgccgccacgccgagcAGCTCAAGTGGCAGCAGGAGTCCTTCCACCGcatcctccacctcgccgcgctcCACCGCGAGGGCATCGTCCCGGCCTCCGACGTCGCCGCCTTCCGCGGCCCCATGCTCGCCGcgctcgtcgcgccgccgcagcaccccGAGCAGCCCGCCGTGCTGCGCGACAAGCTCCTATTCCTCCAGGAGCTCCTCTACGCCAAGTGCATCTCGGCAGCGGAGTACAACGCCTCCAAGGCGCCCCTCGTGCAGCGCCTCGCCGcgctcggcgtcgtcgtcgactGCCCCGACGCGGAGGTCTCCGCCGAGGAGTGGTCGGAGATCGACCTCCGGGACCCACCTCCACCCGCCCCCGCGGCGGCTTCCGACAAGCCGAAGCACAAGGCCTTCATCACGCCATGGAAGAGCAGATCCAAGAAGGAGCAGGACGCGAACTGCGGGTCAAGGCCGCCGCTGGCCCCGGTGGACCAGAACAACGTCAAGAACGCGTCAGTCCTCATGGCCGAGAGCTCGCCGTCGGAAGCCGCGCCCTCCGGAAAGGCCgagaaggggaagaggaggcaTCTCTCAGCGATGTTCAACAGCGGCAGCAATGGCTGCGAGAACAAGGACcccgcgggggaggaagggatcGATGAGAAGGAAACGGTGAAAGGCAAGAAGAAGAGCTCGTGGGGGTTCGATGGGCTCAAGAAATGGAAGAAAGGTGGATGTAGCAATGGCGAGGCAGCAGCCATCGGTGAGCAGCCGGAGCGTGCTCTGCCGCGGTCATCGTACAGCGAGTGCCGGCTCGAGGCGAGCCCCATGGCTGCTGGCCCGGATGCCAAGAGGGCCAAGACGAAGCTGTACTCGGCGACGGCTGATGAGTCTGCTTCCGAGTTGTTGCATGATAAG GTTCTGGTGGACAACACAAAGAAGGAGCTCTCAAGGATTCAGGCTGAGCTATCATCTACAAATCGGAACTTGAACTTCTC GGATCAGCAAATCGAGGCCATTTCTACAAAGCTTTCGGTGGACAAGTCTGACCTCAAGCCCTTCTTCCCAAA GGCATGGTGTGATCAGCATGGGGACGGCGTGATCACTGCAGCAAAGAAAGAGTTCATGGAGCATGTCGAAGAGATGGAGAAGCAGAGGGACATCACTGGCAATGAGGGCTGGGCTACATTTGAGGACATCGACCTTGATGACAACTTTAACCCCAGGTCCTTCTCTCAGCATCAGCCAGACTCGGCAGTGAAGGGGAACAAAGTCAATGAGAGCCTCACCAACAGTTTCACGAACCCCTTCTACAACAAGAACCCGTTCTTGAACACAAACTACAACTGA